The segment CAAGATCGCGGCCAAGCTCGACGGCACCAAGCCGTCGGCCAGGCGGCCGCTGGCCGGTGTGCCCATTCTGGTGAAGGACAATATCGCGACCTCTGACAAACAGCCGACCACGGCGGGCTCGCTGGCGCTGGAGGGCGCGCGTGCCAGGGACGACGCCACCGTCGTCAAGCTGCTGCGTGACGCCGGCGCGGTGATCCTGGGCAAGGCGAACCTGACGGAGTTCGCCAACATTCTCGCGATCGACATGCCCTCGGGCTACTCGTCGCTGGGCGGTCAGGTGAAGAACCCCTTCGTGCCGGCGCTGATGGACGATCGCGGCATCCCGGTCGTGCAACCCGGGGGATCGAGCTCGGGTTCGGCGGTCGCGGTCGCGGCCGGCCTGTGCGCGGCCTCGATCGGCACCGAGACCTCGGGCTCGCTGCTGTACCCCGCAAGCCAGAACGGCCTCGTCACCGTCAAGCCGACAGTCGGACTGATCAGCCGTACCGGCATCCTGCCGATCTCGCACAGCCAGGACACGGCAGGGCCGATGACGCGTACCGTGCGCGACGCGGCGATGTTGCTGAATGTGTTGGCCGCCGCGGACCCGCTCGATCCGGTAACGAAGCGGCAGCGGCGGCCGGCCGACTACACCGCCGACCTCGCGCAGGATGCGATGAAGGGCGCGCGCATCGGTGTGCCGAGCGACCCCGCCGACCCGCTCAACGATCGCTACTACGGCAAGCTGCCGCCCAAATGGACCAAGGTGATGGCTGACGTGGTCAAGGTGCTGGAGGACCTGGGCGCGGTCATCGTGCGCGCCAACATGCCGACGGCTGGCTGGACCGGCGGGCCGGGCACGAGCATGTCCGTGCTCAACCGCAATCCGCTGAGTCCCCACAAGGGCAATGTGGCGACGCCGCCGATCGTCTTCCTCTACGAGCTGAAGCACGGTCTCAACCTGTATTTGAAGGATTGGGCGACCAACACGGGGATCAAGACTATGGCCGACATCATCGCCTTCAACGATGCGCACGCCGAGAAGGCGCTGCGTTTTGGTCAGGACCTGTTTCTCGCCGCCGATATCAGCAGGGGCGATTTGAGTGAGCGTGAGTACAAGTCGGCGCGTGCCATGGACCTGCTCTCCGCCAAGACACGCGGCATGGACGCCTACATGAACCAGCACAGGCTCGACGCGGTGCTGTTCCCCGGCAGCGGAGGCTGCGTGATCGCCGCGAAGGCAGGCTATCCCAGCGTCATGGTGCCGGCTGGCTTCGTGTCAGGCGTCGACGGCAAGGACACGCCCGACTATCCGCTCGGCGTCACCTTCGCAGGCCGCGCCTGGAGCGAGCACAAGCTGCTGCGTCTGGCCTACGCCTATGAGCAGGCTACCCACATCTTCAAGCCGCCTGAGCTCTAGACAGAGCCAAGGCCTGCGGCCGTCACTCCGCCGCCTTCGCGGTCTTTCCGAACATCCGCGCCGGTGCCGGGAAGCCGCAGGAGGAGCCGTCGGTGACCTTGACCTGGTCTTCCCACGGCAGGCGGAAAGTGCCGGCGACCATGTCCTGCATGAAGGTGTAGGGGCAGTCCATCGCGCCGCCCTTCACCGCGACATAGCCGCGGTGCCAGAGCTGGTAAATGTTGTTCTCGACGCCCCAATTGATGCGGGCTTCGCGCACGAGGTCGGGCCGCACTTCGGCGGTGATGATCTCGTCGGCGCGGCCGGTGGTGCCGTGCGCCAGCACGCTGCCGTCGAAATTGACGATCATGCCTTCGCCCATGGAATCGAACGAGCCGTCGGAGCCGCACATGCAGACGTTCGCCGTGACCATCAGGTTCTGGAACGAGTTGGCCTGGTTGGTGAAGCGCCAGGCGTCGCGGATCGGCGCGGTGTAGCCGGCGGTGCGGATCATGATCTCCGCGCCCTTGTAGGCGCATTCCCGCGCCATCTCCGGGAACATGCCGTCATGGCAGATGATCAGTGCGATCTTCGCGCCATTCGGCCCGTCGATCACGGGAATGCCGATATCGCCCGGCTCCCACGGTTCGACCGGAATCCAGGGATGGAGTTTTCGGTAATAGAGCTTGATCTCGCCGTGGTCGTCGATGATCAGGCCGGAATTGTAGGGATTGCCGTGCGGGTTGAACTCCATGATGGAGAAGCAGCCCCAGATCCTGTTGTCGATGCAGGCCTTCTTGAACGCCGCGACCTCGGGCCCGTCGAGCCGGCACATGATCTCGGGATTGGTGTCCATCGAGAGGCCGTGCAGCGAATATTCGGGAAACACCACCAGATCCATGGTGGAGAGATTGCGGCGGGCCTTGCCGACCATCCAGACGATGCGCTCGGTCTGCTTCGCAAGATCGGCCCGGGTCACGACGTTCGGCAGCTGCAGCTGCACCAGCCCGATGACCACGCCGTTGGGAGATTTGTTCAACCCGCCAAGCCCGTTCATGATCAGCTCCCTTGTCGGCTTTGTTGCCGTCCGCGCGACGTCTTCGCGCGCGATCGGTTCTTGGCAGAGCAAATCCGATTTTGACGGCGTGCAAAAGTCCATTTTTCAGGCGGCAGGCGAAAGTCGTGCCCGTGTGGGGTCGACTGACCTCCCGGAGTGTATGCCGACGCCCATGATTGCGGCGCGGCGTGCCGCAAGTCTCGGCTTGACCCTCCAATCCGCCCGATGTCAGACTTATGACATGAGTACAGAAAAGCGACATATCGCCAGCCTTCGCGACGAATATGCCGAGATGACACGGCAGCGCATTGTCGCGGCTTTTGTCGAGACGCTGGAGGACGAGGCGGCCGATGACGTCTCGATGGCTGCGGTGGCGAAGCGGGCGAAGGTGGCCGAGCGCACTGTCTACCGTCACTTCAACACCCGCGCGGAGCTGTTCGCTGCTGCCGGTGAATGGATCGAGCACAACGTCTTCAGCTACATTCCCTTCACCTCGCCCGACGAGCTGCCGGATATATTCCGCAAGCTGTGCAGGCGGTTCGACCATCACCCGCATCTGGCCCGCGCCATTGCGATGACGCGAGCGGGCCGCCGGGTGCGCGCCGGCTTCCGGCGTCACCTGATCGACCAGCACCGCAAGGCGATGGCGCCGCTGGTGCAGCATCTCCCTGCGAAGGAAGTCCGCCAGGCGGAGGCGCTCGCGTCTTATCTCAACAACGTGCTGGCCTGGAATGCGATGCGCGAGGATTTTGGCATGTCGAGCGCCGAGATCGCCGATGCGATCGAGTGGGCGCTCACGACGCTCCTGAAGGACGTCCGTCAGCGCGATGCCGCCGCGGCGCGGAGCGGCAAGACCGGTAAATCGCCGCGAAAGCGATCCACGGCTGCGAAAGAGCAGGCGTAGAGCGAGGCAGGCCATGAACGCGATACCCGAAGATCTCTTGATCAACGCGCCCGACGAGGTCCGCATTCGCCAGGACCTGGTGCTGACGGCGCTCGGTCGCCGCCCGGCCGATCGCGCTTTACGGGTCGGCAGGTTGCTGGATGTGCATAGCCGCACCTGGAGCGAAGATCAGGAGATTGTCTTTAAGGGCCGGCGCATCGCCTGGGTCGGGCCTGCCGGCAGTTATCCCGGCGAAGTCCGCGAGCGCGCGCATCGGCCGGATCTTGCGGCCGTGCCCGGCTTCGGCGAGGTGCACAAGCACATCGAAAGTTCGCATCTCACGCCGGAATGGGAGGCCGCGCTGGTGCTGCCGCATGGCAATACCTGGACCTGCGAGGCAAGCCACGAGTTCTCCAATGTCAACGGCGCCCGCAATCTCGAATTCTGGTTCGAGGCACGCCGCCGCGGCTCGCCGCTCAAGATCTTTCCGCAACCCGGCTCGGCCGTGCCACCGACGGCTTACGAATGGGGTGGCGGATGGTATGGCCACGACGAGCAGGCGCGCTTCATGGGCGAGAGCCTGATGGTGACCGGGCTCGACGAAGTCATGGACTGGCCGGCGGTGTGGAATCCCGACAATCCCTCCTACAAGCGGCTCTGGGGCATGATCGAGGCGACGTTCGCGGCGCGCGGCGTCGTCGAAGGCCACGCCTCTGGCTTGCGGGATCTGCCCTCCATCAACGCCTTTGCCGCGGCGGGGCTCGCCTCCGATCACGAAATGCAGACTCCGGAGGAAACCTGGGACAAGCTCACCCGCGGCTTGTTCGTCGAGCTGCGCGTCTATGCCATGGACGAGATCGTCAAATGGCTGCTCGCCAAGGGCCTGCAGGATTGGTCGCAGATCGCATTCACGACCGACGACCGTAGCGCCAGCCACACGATCGAGCTTGGTGCCAGCGACCACAACGCGCGAATCGCCATCGAAGCCGGTCTTGTGCCTGAAATCGCAATTCAATGTCTCACCATCAATCCGGCGCGGCACATGCGCCTTACGCCGTTCGTCGGCAGCCTGGCTCCAGGGCGTTTCGGCGACGTCGTGCTGCTGTCGGATGTTGCCAAACTCACCGTCGCCGAAGTGTGGGCCGATGGCATGCAGGTCTCCGAAGGCAAGCGCTATCTCGGCAAGGTGCCTGAAATCCAATGGCCGGCCTGGGCAACGAAGACAGTCAACATCAAGCGTACGATCAAGCCTCAGGATTTCGAGCTGCGGGCCGAGACTGGCCGCACTTCGATGAAGGCGGCCGTGATCCGTCCCTTCCATTGGCATCCCGAATTCTACACGCTCGAACTGCCGGTGCGTGATGGTGCCGTACAGCGCGACGAGAGCGAGGCCATCACCAAGTTTGCCATCGTCGACCGCTTTTCCGGCGACGGGCGCGTCGCAAAGATGTTCTGGCGCGGCTGCGGACCGCGAACGCCGGAGACGGCCGTTGCCTGTTCGGTGGCGCACGACAAGCACAATATCTGGGTGGTCGGCTCGTCCGACGCGGCGATGGCGAAGGCGGTGAACGCGCTGATCGAGCTTCAGGGCGGATGGGCTCTGGTGCGCGAGGGTGAGCTCGTTGCCACCGTGCGCTTCGAGGTCGGAGGGCTGATGAGCTGCCGCTCGGCGCAAGCGCTCGATGCCGAGATGCAGGCGCTCTATGCAGAAGGCCGCAAGGTCGACTGGATGTACGAGCCGACGTTCCGGCCGCGCTGGTATCCGGGATTCCCCGAGCGGCTGATGTTCGCGACGCTGACTTGCGCGCCCTGGAGCTGGGTGCTGGTGGCGCCTTGCGAGCAGGCGCCGCTCGGATTCATCAACGTGCAGACGGGCGAGGCGCACCCGGTGGTCTGGTAGGGGGAGGACTGGGATGAACGAGATGACACCACCGCAGGAAGCTTCCGCAGAGCTGCCGTCAAAGCCCGCCGCAAGCGCGCTTGATCGATTCTTTGGCGTCAGCGAGCGCGGCACCAGCCTCGGACGCGAGGTCATGGCCGGAGCGACTACGTTCGCGGCGATGGCCTATATCATCGCTGTGAACCCGGCGATCATGTCCAACGCCGGGATGGACCGCGCCGACCTCGTCAGCGCCACGGCACTCGCCGCGATCCTCGGCTCGGTCATGATGGGCCTTTGGGCCAATCTGCCACTCGCCGTTGCGCCGGCGATGGGATCGAACGTCATCTTCACCTACGTCATCGTCAAGCAGATGGGCATGCCCTGGCAGGGCGCGCTCGCGATGGTCGCCTTCACCGGCGTGTTGTTTTTGATTCTCAGCCTGTCGAAGCTGCGCGAAAAAGTCGCAAAGGACGTTCCGGAAGCGCTGAAGATCGGTATCCAGGCCGCCGTCGGCACCCTCATCGTCTTCATTGCGCTGCGTGGTGCCGGCTTCGTGGTCCAGAATCCGTCGACCTACATCGCGATGGGATCGCTGCGCAATCCGCCGGTGCTGCTGACGCTGTTCGGTCTCCTGCTCACGCCGGTATTGGTAGCGCGCCGAGTGCCGGCAGCGCTCATCCTGTCGATCGCAGTGCTCACCCTGATTGGCTTCTTCGTTCCGGGTGCCAACGGCAAGATGGTCACGTCGGTGCCGTCGGCCATCATGGCGTGGCCGCGCTGGCCGACCAGCACCTTCATGGCGCTCGACATCGGCTATCTCTTCAGCCATTTCGTCGTGGCGCTGCCATTGCTGTTCTATTTCCTGTGCGCCGAATTCTTCTCGACGCTGGGTACGCTGATCGGAGTCACGGGGGCGGCCAATCTGCGCAAGCCCGACGGTTCGATCCCGAATGCCACCGCGGCGTTTGCCACCGATGCGACTGCCTCCATCGTCGGCCCGCTGCTCGGCACCTCCGTTGTCACGGCCTACATCGAATCCATCACCGGCGTGCAGGCGGGTGGGCGAACCGGCCTGACCTCGTTGACCGTTGCGGCATTCTTCTTTCTCGCGCTGTTCTTCTGGCCGATCTTCGTCATCATCCCGCCGCAAGCAACCGCGCCGGCGCTCGTGCTCGTCGGCGTCTTGATGATGCAGGGGCTCGCCCGCATCGACATGACCGATCTCGTCAACGCGGTGCCGATCGTGCTGACCTTATTGGTCACCGTGCTGACCAATAACCTCATCAACGGAATGGCGCTGGGGACGCTGAGCTACTTAGCGCTCGAAGCGGCGATGGGCCGTCGGGCGCAGATTCCGGCGATGGTGTGGGGCTTGGGCGTGGTGTTCATCGCCTACGCGTTCGTGATCGCGCAGATATTCTGATTTCCGCGCTACGCCGCCAGATCGAGCAGCCGGCACGAGCCGCGCACCAGAACCTGGCGGCCGGTCGGAGTCATCGCAGGCACGCCGTCGTTGACGACGACGAGGCCAAGCTTCACGAGGCCGTCGAGGAGATAAGCCTTCGAAAGGCGACCGTTCGACACCGGGTTGCGAAGCGAGCGCAGCGCTTCCCATTGGTCCGGTGAAAGATCGAAGTCGACGTCGTTGCTCATGTTGCCTCAAGTGACAGTACGGTTGGTGCGCCCCTGTTAGCGGCGCCGCATGAAGACCATGCGACGACAATGAGTCGGAATTCGGTGAGGTGTTGAGAACCTCTATTCGCAAATTGCCGCACGTCATTGCGTCACAACAGTTAAGATCGCCGAGATGAGAATATCGTCTCGATTTCGGATCACTAATTGATGATCTGCCCTTGAATGTGCGGTGAGGGCTACCGCAGTGCACGGGAAGGACCGCTGTCCCATTCTGCGTCGCGATATGCACAGAAATCTTGAGGCGAGCGTTTCAGGAGTCTGTTAGGCTGATTCGCGGGGAATGGCTTCACACGACAGGAGTGTGAGTGCATGAAGAGGCTGGCGGAAATACGCAGTCAGGAATTCCTTTGCCGCGAGCGCGCCGCGCTCGATTCGGAGCGCCGGCTTTTCTGGCTCGCGCGAGCGGAAGAGTGGGAGCAGCGTGCTCTCGACGAGATCGCGTATCATTTCCGGGAATGCAATCTCGACTTGACCGAGCTGGCTGCTGCCTGACGTCAGAGGCGGGCACTGCTTACTGGTAAGTTGCCACGATATCGGACACAGCGCGCT is part of the Bradyrhizobium commune genome and harbors:
- a CDS encoding adenine deaminase, whose protein sequence is MNAIPEDLLINAPDEVRIRQDLVLTALGRRPADRALRVGRLLDVHSRTWSEDQEIVFKGRRIAWVGPAGSYPGEVRERAHRPDLAAVPGFGEVHKHIESSHLTPEWEAALVLPHGNTWTCEASHEFSNVNGARNLEFWFEARRRGSPLKIFPQPGSAVPPTAYEWGGGWYGHDEQARFMGESLMVTGLDEVMDWPAVWNPDNPSYKRLWGMIEATFAARGVVEGHASGLRDLPSINAFAAAGLASDHEMQTPEETWDKLTRGLFVELRVYAMDEIVKWLLAKGLQDWSQIAFTTDDRSASHTIELGASDHNARIAIEAGLVPEIAIQCLTINPARHMRLTPFVGSLAPGRFGDVVLLSDVAKLTVAEVWADGMQVSEGKRYLGKVPEIQWPAWATKTVNIKRTIKPQDFELRAETGRTSMKAAVIRPFHWHPEFYTLELPVRDGAVQRDESEAITKFAIVDRFSGDGRVAKMFWRGCGPRTPETAVACSVAHDKHNIWVVGSSDAAMAKAVNALIELQGGWALVREGELVATVRFEVGGLMSCRSAQALDAEMQALYAEGRKVDWMYEPTFRPRWYPGFPERLMFATLTCAPWSWVLVAPCEQAPLGFINVQTGEAHPVVW
- a CDS encoding NCS2 family permease, coding for MNEMTPPQEASAELPSKPAASALDRFFGVSERGTSLGREVMAGATTFAAMAYIIAVNPAIMSNAGMDRADLVSATALAAILGSVMMGLWANLPLAVAPAMGSNVIFTYVIVKQMGMPWQGALAMVAFTGVLFLILSLSKLREKVAKDVPEALKIGIQAAVGTLIVFIALRGAGFVVQNPSTYIAMGSLRNPPVLLTLFGLLLTPVLVARRVPAALILSIAVLTLIGFFVPGANGKMVTSVPSAIMAWPRWPTSTFMALDIGYLFSHFVVALPLLFYFLCAEFFSTLGTLIGVTGAANLRKPDGSIPNATAAFATDATASIVGPLLGTSVVTAYIESITGVQAGGRTGLTSLTVAAFFFLALFFWPIFVIIPPQATAPALVLVGVLMMQGLARIDMTDLVNAVPIVLTLLVTVLTNNLINGMALGTLSYLALEAAMGRRAQIPAMVWGLGVVFIAYAFVIAQIF
- a CDS encoding amidase family protein — encoded protein: MRKPTRRDAGAAAGSVTRTKLKLEHAPMSDIIDALASGRVTATALAEGYLARIAAYDRDGPMLNSVRAFNPDAIKIAAKLDGTKPSARRPLAGVPILVKDNIATSDKQPTTAGSLALEGARARDDATVVKLLRDAGAVILGKANLTEFANILAIDMPSGYSSLGGQVKNPFVPALMDDRGIPVVQPGGSSSGSAVAVAAGLCAASIGTETSGSLLYPASQNGLVTVKPTVGLISRTGILPISHSQDTAGPMTRTVRDAAMLLNVLAAADPLDPVTKRQRRPADYTADLAQDAMKGARIGVPSDPADPLNDRYYGKLPPKWTKVMADVVKVLEDLGAVIVRANMPTAGWTGGPGTSMSVLNRNPLSPHKGNVATPPIVFLYELKHGLNLYLKDWATNTGIKTMADIIAFNDAHAEKALRFGQDLFLAADISRGDLSEREYKSARAMDLLSAKTRGMDAYMNQHRLDAVLFPGSGGCVIAAKAGYPSVMVPAGFVSGVDGKDTPDYPLGVTFAGRAWSEHKLLRLAYAYEQATHIFKPPEL
- a CDS encoding TetR/AcrR family transcriptional regulator — its product is MSTEKRHIASLRDEYAEMTRQRIVAAFVETLEDEAADDVSMAAVAKRAKVAERTVYRHFNTRAELFAAAGEWIEHNVFSYIPFTSPDELPDIFRKLCRRFDHHPHLARAIAMTRAGRRVRAGFRRHLIDQHRKAMAPLVQHLPAKEVRQAEALASYLNNVLAWNAMREDFGMSSAEIADAIEWALTTLLKDVRQRDAAAARSGKTGKSPRKRSTAAKEQA
- a CDS encoding formamidase; this encodes MNGLGGLNKSPNGVVIGLVQLQLPNVVTRADLAKQTERIVWMVGKARRNLSTMDLVVFPEYSLHGLSMDTNPEIMCRLDGPEVAAFKKACIDNRIWGCFSIMEFNPHGNPYNSGLIIDDHGEIKLYYRKLHPWIPVEPWEPGDIGIPVIDGPNGAKIALIICHDGMFPEMARECAYKGAEIMIRTAGYTAPIRDAWRFTNQANSFQNLMVTANVCMCGSDGSFDSMGEGMIVNFDGSVLAHGTTGRADEIITAEVRPDLVREARINWGVENNIYQLWHRGYVAVKGGAMDCPYTFMQDMVAGTFRLPWEDQVKVTDGSSCGFPAPARMFGKTAKAAE